The following are from one region of the Bradyrhizobium sediminis genome:
- a CDS encoding TauD/TfdA dioxygenase family protein has translation MSFYRDFNDKIAIEAWNGERRQPYETIGVKQLSPTVGAEISGVDLSKEVSDVQFAEIRRALDENLAIVFRDQNISREHHKRFGLRFGKSLHRHELAATRFSHDGPFDPEFLSWKTGRDSRFTAGDGWHPDVSCDPSPIAVSLLRVTKTPPLGGDTAFANMYLAYEFLSDPIKRLLDGLTAIHDGSLAWTAGYGAKPDPGKTYPQSEHPVVATHPRTGRKFLYVNASFTSHIVQLTRRESDALLQFLFRHVEGQLALQTRVHWQPNSLLVWDNWASQHHAVWDYYPEERWGERVSVVTGEAPQARLDLSVAAE, from the coding sequence ATGAGCTTCTACCGGGATTTCAACGACAAGATTGCGATCGAGGCCTGGAATGGCGAAAGGCGCCAGCCTTACGAAACCATCGGGGTCAAACAGCTCTCGCCGACCGTCGGCGCCGAGATATCCGGCGTCGACCTTTCGAAGGAGGTCTCCGACGTCCAGTTCGCGGAAATCCGCCGCGCGCTCGACGAGAACCTTGCAATCGTCTTCCGCGACCAGAACATCTCGCGTGAGCACCATAAGCGGTTCGGCCTGCGCTTCGGCAAGTCCCTGCACCGGCATGAACTCGCCGCCACGCGCTTCAGCCATGACGGCCCGTTCGACCCGGAATTTCTGTCATGGAAAACCGGCCGGGATTCGCGTTTCACCGCGGGCGACGGCTGGCATCCCGATGTGTCCTGCGACCCAAGTCCGATCGCAGTCTCGCTGCTGCGCGTGACGAAGACGCCACCTCTTGGCGGCGACACCGCCTTCGCCAACATGTATCTTGCCTACGAGTTTCTGTCAGACCCGATCAAGCGCCTGCTCGACGGGCTGACGGCGATCCACGATGGCTCGCTTGCGTGGACGGCGGGCTATGGTGCAAAGCCGGATCCCGGCAAGACCTATCCGCAGTCGGAGCATCCCGTGGTGGCGACCCATCCGCGAACGGGACGGAAGTTTCTCTATGTGAACGCCTCGTTCACCTCCCACATCGTGCAACTCACACGCAGGGAAAGCGACGCGCTGCTCCAGTTCCTGTTCCGCCATGTCGAAGGCCAGCTTGCGCTGCAGACGCGGGTGCACTGGCAACCGAATTCGCTGCTGGTGTGGGACAATTGGGCGAGCCAGCATCATGCCGTGTGGGACTATTACCCGGAAGAGCGGTGGGGCGAGCGTGTCTCGGTCGTGACCGGCGAGGCGCCGCAGGCCCGTCTCGATCTGAGCGTCGCGGCGGAATAG
- a CDS encoding aliphatic sulfonate ABC transporter substrate-binding protein → MGIASSPVAAQVQGKPTEIRIGTQKGGFFPAVRQRHTVEDAFKPLGIEIKWIDFQFGPPLLEAINVGAVDFGFVGDSPPIFAQAGNSRIRYVAAVKSDGNTQAIIVPKDSPIKTLADLKGKRVAFGKGSSAHNLLVAALEKGGLAWSDISPAPLAPADATAAFVKGSVDAWSIWDPYLSLAELKQNARVIAFDKDVHKPNAFYIAWTDFVEKYPSLVAKLNSVFASEGQWADLHHEEVAKAQAEATGVDIEAIRRFVGRSNYRVVPLDNEVIKSQQAIADRFARLGLIPKPVNVSDIVWKWTSGS, encoded by the coding sequence GGGCAAGCCGACCGAAATCCGCATCGGCACGCAGAAGGGCGGATTCTTTCCGGCGGTGCGGCAGCGCCATACGGTGGAAGATGCATTCAAGCCGCTGGGCATTGAGATCAAGTGGATCGACTTCCAGTTCGGTCCGCCGCTGCTCGAGGCAATCAACGTGGGTGCGGTCGATTTCGGCTTTGTCGGCGATTCGCCGCCGATCTTCGCGCAGGCGGGTAACTCCAGGATTCGCTACGTCGCTGCGGTCAAATCGGACGGCAATACGCAGGCGATCATCGTCCCCAAGGATTCGCCGATCAAGACCCTTGCCGATCTCAAGGGCAAACGCGTTGCCTTTGGCAAGGGATCGAGCGCGCACAATCTGCTCGTCGCCGCTCTGGAAAAGGGCGGACTTGCCTGGAGCGACATCTCGCCCGCTCCACTCGCGCCAGCCGACGCGACCGCGGCCTTTGTCAAAGGCTCGGTCGATGCCTGGTCGATCTGGGATCCCTATCTCTCACTCGCGGAACTCAAGCAGAATGCGCGCGTGATCGCCTTCGACAAGGATGTGCACAAGCCCAATGCCTTCTACATTGCGTGGACGGATTTCGTGGAGAAATATCCCTCGCTGGTAGCAAAGCTCAACAGCGTGTTCGCATCGGAAGGCCAGTGGGCCGATCTCCATCACGAGGAGGTCGCCAAGGCCCAGGCGGAGGCAACCGGCGTCGACATCGAAGCCATCAGGCGCTTTGTCGGCCGCTCCAACTACCGCGTCGTTCCGCTCGACAACGAGGTCATCAAGAGCCAGCAGGCGATTGCCGATCGTTTTGCCCGCCTCGGCTTGATCCCGAAGCCGGTTAACGTCTCCGACATTGTCTGGAAATGGACATCCGGCTCCTGA
- a CDS encoding alpha/beta fold hydrolase: MQLSVNGIDTFVATGGREFDKSLPAIVLLHGAGFDHTTWALHSRWFAHHGFGVLAPDLPGHGRSGGAPLPTISGMADWTAALLDAAGVPKARLVGHSMGSLIALETAARHPAKVSGLSLIGTAATMTVGPDLLKAAEANDHDAVDMVSIWGLGHQAELGGSLAPGLWMHYGAQRVLEQCRPGVLFNDLSACNAYQGALAAAARITVPATLILGERDMMTPARAGKALAAALANSRTVVLSGAGHMMMVERPDELLAALQG; encoded by the coding sequence ATGCAACTGTCCGTGAACGGCATTGATACCTTCGTCGCCACCGGCGGCCGGGAATTCGACAAGTCCCTGCCTGCCATCGTACTGCTGCACGGCGCCGGCTTCGATCACACCACCTGGGCCCTGCATTCGAGGTGGTTCGCGCACCACGGCTTTGGCGTGCTGGCGCCGGACCTGCCGGGCCATGGCCGCTCGGGCGGCGCGCCGCTACCGACCATCTCCGGCATGGCCGACTGGACCGCCGCATTGCTCGATGCGGCCGGCGTGCCCAAGGCGCGACTGGTCGGACATTCCATGGGCTCGCTGATTGCGCTCGAAACCGCGGCGCGGCACCCGGCCAAAGTCTCCGGGCTGAGCCTGATCGGCACGGCGGCCACCATGACCGTCGGTCCCGACCTGCTCAAGGCCGCCGAAGCCAACGACCATGATGCGGTCGACATGGTCTCGATCTGGGGCCTCGGCCATCAGGCCGAACTCGGCGGCAGCCTCGCGCCCGGCCTGTGGATGCATTATGGCGCCCAGCGGGTGCTCGAACAGTGCCGGCCCGGCGTGCTGTTCAACGACCTTTCCGCCTGCAACGCCTATCAGGGCGCGCTCGCCGCCGCCGCCAGGATCACGGTGCCTGCCACGCTCATTCTCGGCGAGCGCGACATGATGACGCCGGCAAGAGCCGGCAAGGCGCTGGCCGCAGCCCTTGCGAATTCACGCACCGTGGTGCTGTCGGGCGCCGGCCACATGATGATGGTCGAGCGGCCCGACGAACTGCTGGCGGCGCTGCAGGGCTGA
- a CDS encoding O-acetylhomoserine aminocarboxypropyltransferase: MAAPKPPAFETLSLHAGQHPDPVTGARAVPIYQTTSYVFQDSEHAAALFNLERAGHIYTRISNPTTAVLEERLAALESGVGAICTASGMAALHLAIATLLNAGDHIVASASLYGGTINLLAHTLPRFGITTTFVKPRALDEFRSAIRPNTRLVIGETIGNPGLEVLDIPAVAQIAHEAKIPLLIDNTFATPYLSRPIELGADIVMNSATKWIGGHGIAIGGVIVDGGRFDWRASGKFPVLTEPYAGYHGIVFDEQFGQAAFIMRARTEGLRDFGACLSPTNAFQLLQGVETLGVRMDRHMANTHAVLEALAANKAVAWVLHPSLENHPDHELAKRLLPRGAGSIVSFGIKGGRVAGKKFIESLRMISHLANVGDAKTLVIHPASTTHQQMDAAQLKAAGVGEELVRLSVGIEAAADIIDDLGQALRISQKA; this comes from the coding sequence ATGGCCGCACCCAAACCGCCCGCCTTCGAAACCCTGAGCCTGCATGCCGGCCAGCATCCGGATCCCGTCACCGGCGCACGCGCGGTCCCGATCTATCAGACCACCTCGTATGTGTTCCAGGATTCCGAGCACGCCGCGGCGCTGTTCAACCTCGAACGTGCCGGCCACATCTATACGAGGATTTCGAACCCGACCACGGCGGTGCTGGAAGAGCGGCTGGCCGCGCTCGAAAGCGGGGTCGGCGCGATCTGCACCGCGAGCGGCATGGCGGCGCTGCATCTGGCCATCGCGACGCTGCTCAATGCCGGCGACCACATCGTCGCCTCCGCTTCGCTCTATGGCGGCACCATCAATCTGCTGGCGCACACGCTGCCGCGCTTCGGCATCACCACGACCTTCGTCAAGCCGCGCGCGCTGGACGAGTTCCGTTCGGCGATCCGGCCCAATACGCGCCTCGTCATCGGCGAGACCATCGGCAATCCCGGCCTCGAAGTGCTGGACATCCCCGCCGTCGCGCAAATCGCGCATGAGGCGAAAATCCCGCTCCTGATCGACAACACCTTCGCGACGCCCTATCTCAGCCGGCCGATCGAGCTCGGCGCCGACATCGTGATGAACTCGGCGACCAAATGGATCGGCGGCCACGGCATCGCCATTGGCGGCGTGATCGTCGATGGCGGCCGGTTCGACTGGCGGGCGTCCGGCAAGTTTCCGGTGCTGACCGAACCCTATGCCGGATATCACGGCATCGTCTTCGACGAGCAGTTCGGCCAGGCCGCCTTCATCATGCGGGCGCGCACCGAAGGCCTGCGCGACTTCGGCGCCTGCCTGTCGCCGACCAACGCCTTCCAGCTGCTGCAGGGCGTCGAGACGCTCGGCGTCCGCATGGACCGCCACATGGCCAATACCCATGCCGTGCTCGAGGCGCTGGCCGCCAACAAGGCGGTGGCGTGGGTGCTGCATCCGTCGCTGGAAAATCATCCCGACCATGAATTGGCCAAGCGCCTGCTGCCGCGCGGCGCCGGGTCGATCGTCAGCTTCGGCATCAAGGGCGGCCGGGTGGCCGGCAAGAAATTCATCGAGTCACTTCGGATGATCAGCCACCTCGCCAATGTCGGCGACGCCAAGACCCTGGTCATTCATCCCGCCAGCACCACCCATCAGCAGATGGACGCCGCGCAACTGAAGGCCGCAGGGGTCGGCGAAGAGCTGGTGCGGTTGTCGGTCGGCATCGAAGCCGCCGCCGACATCATCGACGACCTCGGCCAGGCGCTCCGTATTTCGCAGAAGGCTTGA